The sequence below is a genomic window from Oreochromis niloticus isolate F11D_XX linkage group LG3, O_niloticus_UMD_NMBU, whole genome shotgun sequence.
ctGAATTTAGGCAACAAATGCATTAATCAACTATTTTTGTGATGCACATAGTGATTGTTTAGCCGTTAAATTCCTTTTTTATATGTAAAGTTATATTCTAATTGTTGTTTCTATTTCCAAGATGACTGCAAACCAGAAAATGACCATGAGAGTCATTCTAACAGAGGCAGATATAAGGAAAGTCATCCTACATTCAAGGCCTTCTACAGTAAAAGACTTGATAACCAAGCTTCGAGAGTCACTGGGACTTCAATACAACTTCAGTCTCCAATTCCAAGACCCTGAATTCAATAATGAACTATGTAATCTAACAGATCTTCAAGAACTTCCAGAAAAACCAACCATTAAAGTCCTGCCTGTCTTTGACCTGGTGCCTGTCTCATCTGATGACGTCTTTAGCGACACAAGTACTGCAGATACAGAGATACTCTCACATTCACCTCAGGATCGACGTGAACCATGGCCAGAATTTTTTGACATTCCAACATTTTCTGTTGATGTGGAGTATAGACTGAGGCAAGCAGATTTGCTGTTTATGAGTGAAGGAACACACCTTAAGGTCTCAAAAGAGCTGAAACATGAGATACTAGAGAGACTGGCAGAAAGCATGTATAGCTACACAGCATACCCAACTGCTGCTCAGTTTGAAAGTGTTGCAACAGCACTGATAAACAAACACCCCTGTCTCCAGGAGCGAGGCTCTGTCACTCGCTGTTGTGGTTGGAAAATAGTCTAAAGCATAAAATGGGAAATTATAGAACAAAGCGCAGGCAATCAGGATGCCTTGATGTTGCAGTAAATGCCGGTAAGCGGGGAAGGCATTCATCAGATGGACAACCAGCAAACAAGCGGataaaaaaggcaaagaaaggtgAAATCAACTACTTGCCCAACTTTCCGGATGGATTTGATCAAGCTGCCCTGGAAGAGGCCCGTAAGGACTTGGCTGATGAAATGCAGAAGAGAACCCCAAATGGacttcttgtaaaacaaaagaTGGATCAGACTTTTGCTTTGAGAAGAAAAGAGGTTGTGGACTCTGAACCCCCATAAACATGATGGTGAAACGCTGGCCTGCCCTCTTCACAGAAGATCAGGTATGTTCACAAAGCAAAGATAACTAATAACTATCTGTGTTTTATATAATGTGCCTAGATGTCGATTTCTTTTGACCCCTTTAAGGAAAACATGGATGACTTTAATGTGGAGCATGTCGTTTATACATAGAAACATCAAAACTTAAAATTCCACAAAAATGACATTCATGGCTGTTTCTCCAGCTCTACTTTGCAGATGGCTTGTCTTGTACAGGTTGGTTATGTTAAGTGCTTttttttactctctctctctttctgtatttttcaggtGTTCATGGAGTTCAGCAGGATTGTGGGCAAGAACCTCAAGCAGGAATTTTATGAGAACATCGATCGGCACAGTCCTCGTTTCCTTGAGTTATTTCGTTCCAAGAGAGGGAATGTTGGACAGTTGTTGACTCAGATTTCACAACAGACCAATGTAAGTTCATACAAATTATGTTTAGTATTGTTCTTTACAGGTTTTACAAACATCATAGTCCCAGTCTATAGTTTGTGTAATTCAGTTTATTGTTGATCAGTAGCTTTCTTACTGataagttattttgttttattttagtcgTCTAATGTGTTATTCTGTTTCATTCCCAAAGACTACTGACCCAACTGCAATCCGGACACAGGTGCTCAGAGGGCTTCCAATCATCCTGGGGGACAATCCTTCAACCTTCTTCAAAGCAGGCTTTGTAAGTACACTCTTGTGTTCTTTTAGCCAAACGTCTCCTGGCACAGCTTCACCCACATGCAAGGTGCACAGAGAAGGTCAAGAGTTGATTGGACAGACGCCTGCAGTAAATAAAACGCTTTGAGGTTATAGGAAACAATAATCAACCTGGAAATGCACAAAATATAtttggaaaaaagaacaaaagaaaaataatatgaaaaataaaatatcaaaaggAATGCAAAGAAAGAATGTCTAAGTATAAAAGGAAGTAATTAACACAATTAGAATGGAATTAGAACCGGATCAAGTCTGAAAAATCACTTATACTGATCCAGTTCAAATTGCTTTGACCCAATTAAATTGAAGGTACCACCCCTACATTTTGATTGGTGTATCGACGTTCCTTCCTATATTATGCTGCATATTTAAACGctggttggttggttgttgttttttgtttcaataACCCTGTCAATCTACTTATGAAGATTGTTTTATAGCACTTCCAAGTGTTCCCGAAGCCTCTATTCCactcttttcttttacatttcactaTGACACTCTCATGGTATCATGATtgaagtttatttttgtaacgAGTATTCTAATGATTATGTACTTTTGTTTTACAAGGAATCAGATGCTGATTTTTTCCGTGACCTTGACATCGGGATTCTTCTCACTGAGCGTGAAGAGGCTGTGCTCACATCTGCCCAGCATCCAAGTCCAACCTTGTTGAAAATTATCATTGAGGGAGAAGTCGTGATGGAAAACATCCAAGATCTGCCTAAAGCAATGTGCATTCTGTTTGGACTCACGTATGCACTCCATCTTAACTATCCTAAAAGTATGAAGCTGACCTTTCTGTTCATCCAACAGATTTTGCTCTCATTAGGCCACACTGACCTAAAGCCAAAGATACAATCTTTGAAAAATCAGCTTACAATGTAAAGTGATGTCATCTCTACTgtgacatgtttgttttttttcctcacctttTTGGTTCTGTAAAACAGCCCAACAAAAAGGCACAAAACGCAGAAACAGACACATTCAGCACCCAGTCAGAACAGTCCCATACAACAcctacaaacaaaaaacactacaCATAAACTtctatacacacaaacacacacacacacacacttagatgCTTTAGAAGTGAGCAGAAGCATGTGACGTGAAAGTAAAAATTGAAGAGTTGTACCTGAAAGACAGACATTGTTTAAGTTGTTGCATCATAAGTCTTTGTAGATGGAGTTGGATATTGTTCTAATTAGAAAGTCTTTGTTAGTATGTCTGTTGACCTGCCTTAATGTAGGCAGATGGTGCAGATCCTGTTTGTAACAGGGAATTTTTGGgaattctgttttttgttggttGTTACATTCACCtaccacacaacacacacacattcaactaccacacaaacacacacacattcaactaccacacaaacacacacacattcaactaccacacaaacacacacacattcaactaCCACACAGACAAATTAACATTGGCTTTGTTGTggctttttcttaaaaataaaatgcattggAGCATttgaagattttgttttttttcctatccAACTTCATTGTAACAATGTTTTTTATAATTcataaaaaagttattttgttagaGGAAAATACAATCTAATTTTTTTAGTAAGTACCAGTAACAAGTAATATCTTGTTATTCAATAATTCTgactacacaaaaaaatatgaatatgaaaatTCATGTTATATTAATACAGCTAAAAGTATTTAGTTTCAGCTTGTGTAAAAACGTAGTATTCCatgttaataaaactaaaaatatttagttttagCTTGTGTAAAAACTTAACATTCCATGTTAGTTAAACTAAACCTATTTAGTTTCAGCTTGTGTAAAAACGTAGTATTCCatgttaataaaactaaaaatatttagtttcAGCTTGTGTAAAAACTTATGATTCCAAGTTGGTCAAACTAAACCTATTTAGTTTCAGCTTGTGTAAAAACTTAACATTCCATGTTAGTTAAACTAAACGTATTTAGTTTCAGCTTGTGTAAAAACTAAAGTGGTATAAGGCAACGGGTTTCCTCGCAATTTGCGAGTAAAGTCAACTAATTCGGGTTAAGAGtgtagtcttttctcatttctgtttTCGACTGAGCagatttagcttttattaaaataatgaaatgagtttgtttctttttctaacttCGTAATTATCAGTGAAGTGCCCAGAAAAATACCTCAGTGTGAAAATCAACACAGCTTGGTACTGATATAAGAACCTCGTTTTTATGGCCACCATTTAAAATGACGCAAACAGTTTCTAAAATCTGAAGAGCAGCTGCCTCTACAGATGTTTTACTGTTGCTCCTGAATTCAGCAAATGGTGAAACTGTCCACTCTAAGATACATGACTACACTACAGACTGatgatccacacacatacatacgtATATACATAcgtacatacacatacatatacatatatatatttcttttcaatttgtgtttttaattcggtttagtttcagttagttCGCTTGTTTTAGTTTagatgttgtttttaatttattatgtatttttaCGATCTACATCAGAGGATAGTCTGATTTAGATTAATGCAGACTCTATAATAAAACATGAACTCTTGAAAGCAGTGACTCACGGTCTTAGAGACATGCAAAGTCTAAATAAATCTGTCTATCAATGAATACgtttttccatttgtttttgttttttttagtcaaACTAAAAAACACTAACGGGACATTTCGTATTAAATGTTTAGTTTGGACTTTTCTAAGTTCACAAAATCATTTCATTGATCATCATCaataatttagttttaatttgtgtgtgtagtttttttagttttagttctgAGTTAAGTTTTAGTCAAgtacttttgtgtgttttgtaacaCTTCTTCCTGTTGGAGTAGAGCCAATAACTTGTGGCGCAGTATTTTTAAGCTCGACATGTTGAATTtctatctaatctaatctatctatacaaaatattcattttacaAAGTACGGTCTCCGTCTCCTACTGTTATATTCTGTGAACATAAACACCCGGAGCTCAGAGTTTCTCCGATCGAGCCGTATTCAGTGTGTCTGGTCTGATTCACAGACTCCGATCACACACACTAACAGAAAATGGCGGACACACTCGGCCTCATCAGAAAAGattacacactgactttaatggagaaaacacacacagtttgttgtgtgaagaaatccaacatgagctgaacaaacagtaaagttcctaaagacaaactgttaaaggaggaaacaaagcaaacttacagtttcttcacaccaacaacaagctccactccacacctggACACTGAACAAggacacacaggtgagctgcttcctggaaGGAGGCGGGACTCCACCTGAAACTCAGCACAGgtgggaggagagaggaggcaaACTCAGCCAGATTTTCAGATCAGTTTATGATTGTTTAACTTGTGTTGAAAGATTGAAAGTGGACTGAACTTGTctcttttctgttgtttttttttttttcactgagcaggttcagtttttatttaaatatatttttaacaatATTTACAGCTCACTGTGGAAGCACTCAAAGTGTTATTAACTACATGGACTCGCATGGAAAACTATAGGTGAAACTTGAAAAATTAGGATATCATTCAAAAGTTAATTCAGTTTAGAAAATTAACTCAAAAGGTGAAACTAATATATGATATAGACTCACCACTTTTAAAGTGATGTATTTCAAGCCTTTATTTCTTATAATTTTGATGATTATGGCTTACAGCTTATGAAAACCCCAAATCTCATAAAATTAGAATATTGCAAAAAGGTTCAATATTTTAGGCTCAAAGTGTCACACTCTAATCAGCTAATTAATCCAAAACACCTGCAAAGGGTTCCTGAGCCTTTaaatcaggggtgggcaatctcagtccacgagggccggtgtccctgcaggttttagatctcaccttgggtcaacactcctgaatcacatgattagttcattaccaggcctctggagaggtacaagacatgttgaggagctaatttagccatttaaatcagtaatcattttaaatcagctgtgttggttcgaggacacatctgaaacctgcagggacaccggccctcgtggactgagattgcccacccctgctttaaatGGTCTCTCAGTCGGGTACAGTAGGAATGACAATCATGGGGAAGACTGCTGACATGACAGTTGTGCAGAAAACCATCATTGACACCCTCCATAAGGAGGTAAATTCACCCTGATTCCTGTGAGTTTAAGACCGTTgaaataaatgtgtgtttgttttcagctACAAAGCAAAGACCTCGAATTATTTCACACAAGGACACATGTATGGCCTGACTGTCAGCTAGTCCTTTCTATGGTAAAATTATGAGCCTCTGTCTCTACTCCTGAATGAAATTCAAGTTTATACCTACAAGTATGCAAGTGCAAGCCTGTACTTGGTATTGAGAAACACATGAGCTGCTACCAGGAATGAGTCAGAGCTCCACCTCTAAatgtgaggagaggagagcaggcaGGTTTTCATAATAAGAGGACATGTTGAAAAGTCTTGGAGCCAAACACATAAAGACAAAGAGCATGAAGCAGCAGTTTTAACAACATGTGAACAATGAATGAACATGCGATGAACAAAGGCCATCTTTACTCCAGCTCATgattcaaaaacaacaaaaacaccatcAAACACTTTCAGAACAAAAGTgtctgaagcagaaaaaaaatctttaatgaAGAAAAATCACATGAATGAAGAGCTCCACTAACAACTTTTAACAACTTTTTAAGTTGTGTACAAATGCATTGTTTTACTGCCTGTGTACAAACTGATCTTTGTGTCTCACTTCAAACTTGATTTAAtagcagcgtgtgtgtgtgtgtgtgtgtgtgtgtgtgtcacattcaTGTGTTCACTCCAGAAATATGCTGTGTGGCTGCTCAGACTCACTCTAAGTCAGAGTAAAGTTCACATGCTGCTGTTTGAAACATGAAACCTTGTTGTATCTGTCAGTGTAAAAACACTGGCCACTGGGAGCTGAGCTGTGTCACATTTACAGAATCTTGTTCTCAGGAATCTGGAGTGAACTTATTCATAACAGCAAGTATATATACTTTAACTTGCTGTGCttggtatttaaaaaaacccaaagtgaGATGTTACCTGGAAGGAGGCCTCTACGTCTGTATGGAGGCAGATTTTCACAATAAGAAAACCCACATAAGGATGGAGGACTGAATGCTCTGCTTTTCTAAAATAGAATATGGCAGGAAAAGCTCTAATAAGTCCAACTGGGAAACCAGGGAAAGACCCCACTAAGACCACATGTTATAGGCATATAGTTCCAACTTCTCTTCTAGGGAAAGTCATGGAAAGAATATCAGTGGACAGACAGATGTACAGCAGATTTCTAAAGGTGCTGTATGTGAAAATCTCACCAGGCATCAGTAACAACCCATCTGATCCACACAcgcaaagaaatcaaaccacaGATGTCCACAAATTAAGGTGAATAATAGCAAATGACACAGGGAGAAAAAGTGTTGAACACATGAAGAAAGAGAGGAGCTAAAAGGCACAGAGAGTCATGACACCTGCTGAAATCTATCAGTAATTAGAAAACAAGTATGTTTCAGTTCCAACTGATGGCTGATAAAAATGTGTCATTACCAGTGTGTTACATCTCATGGTGGGTAAAACCATGAAGTCTCTCAGATCTTTATGACCTTCTTGTTGCAAATCATACATAATCATACATTGGTTAGAGAAGAATTTCTAAACCACTAAATGTTCAAGTGAGCACTGTTGGGGCCAAAATCCAGAATAGTAAAGAAAATCATTTCACCATAAACTGACCATGACCAGGTGGTCCCCACAAATTATGACTATGATGATTTTATTAGACAGGATTTAAGAGGAGGGACAAAAGACACAGGGTCTGGTCTGTTTTTATGTGGGCAGAGTGACCAGCTCATAGTAAATACAAGTCTACAGGCATCATTACAAGTAAATGTTTGATAAAAATACGTTTAaataatatttctttcaaagaCCGAACTCAGGTCatattcagtgtgtttagtctGATTCCCACATTGTGATCACAAACAGGCTAACAAACAGCAGGAGCAGCTGAGTTCATTAAACTGGACACCGAAATATTTCTCTCctttcttcctgtttcatttgcattaaatttgcatttgatttccatgtgtgtgtctctgtgttcagATGAGACTTCTTGCCTTTTTTGACTCTCCTGTACTGCTGACCACAGTTTGTCATGACTTTTAAATTTTTGACTTTTAAACATCTCAGAGATTATTTTCCTGctcaaacataaaaacaggaaaatattgTAACGTTC
It includes:
- the LOC109201618 gene encoding uncharacterized protein LOC109201618, which gives rise to MMVKRWPALFTEDQVFMEFSRIVGKNLKQEFYENIDRHSPRFLELFRSKRGNVGQLLTQISQQTNTTDPTAIRTQVLRGLPIILGDNPSTFFKAGFESDADFFRDLDIGILLTEREEAVLTSAQHPSPTLLKIIIEGEVVMENIQDLPKAMCILFGLTYALHLNYPKSMKLTFLFIQQILLSLGHTDLKPKIQSLKNQLTM
- the LOC109197043 gene encoding uncharacterized protein LOC109197043, which translates into the protein MLWKYNLAAHSLAGFFESFTVDRFCRFCMATRDEMQAKEMTANQKMTMRVILTEADIRKVILHSRPSTVKDLITKLRESLGLQYNFSLQFQDPEFNNELCNLTDLQELPEKPTIKVLPVFDLVPVSSDDVFSDTSTADTEILSHSPQDRREPWPEFFDIPTFSVDVEYRLRQADLLFMSEGTHLKVSKELKHEILERLAESMYSYTAYPTAAQFESVATALINKHPCLQERGSVTRCCGWKIV